Proteins encoded within one genomic window of Kibdelosporangium phytohabitans:
- a CDS encoding lipase family protein yields the protein MRIFFRFLVSSLPAVLLSAVTVGVAPASADPGFYDPPSPLPGGGNGDVIKTLPSTYANAKSVRVMYLSRDAGNKAIAVTGTVLVPTKVWGGAGDRPIVAYAPFTAGLGDQCAPSKTMAGEGGDIVSGFQNSFVNALLSKGFAVAQTDYQGLGTPGEHTYVVRAAEAHAVLDVVRAAQRLPGTGLSPKAPVGIAGYSEGGGASASAVELAPQYAPELDIKGAYVGAAPADKAVLAKSLDGGMYVGFLGYALIGLNEAYPEAKILDLANDAGKQLFQEARGTCTMDAVLKYMFRNTTQLTKDGRPVAAYLAEAPFDAIVAANRIGDLKPSAPVLVEHAQGDDVIPYAIGKQLGKDWCGKGANVKFADLFSSPVFAHVLGMTAAQGNAANWLGDRFAGKPATGNCGQF from the coding sequence ATGCGCATTTTCTTCCGGTTCCTGGTTTCGTCGTTGCCTGCCGTGCTGCTCTCGGCCGTCACCGTCGGTGTTGCTCCGGCGAGTGCCGACCCGGGTTTCTACGATCCGCCGTCGCCGCTTCCCGGCGGCGGCAACGGTGACGTCATCAAGACGTTGCCGTCCACCTACGCCAATGCCAAGTCGGTGCGGGTCATGTACCTGAGCCGGGACGCCGGCAACAAGGCGATCGCGGTGACCGGCACTGTTCTCGTGCCCACCAAGGTCTGGGGTGGGGCCGGGGATCGGCCGATCGTTGCCTACGCGCCGTTCACCGCAGGCTTGGGTGACCAGTGTGCGCCGTCGAAGACCATGGCCGGGGAGGGCGGCGACATCGTCTCCGGTTTTCAGAACTCCTTTGTGAATGCCTTGCTGAGCAAGGGATTCGCGGTCGCGCAGACCGACTACCAGGGGCTGGGCACGCCCGGCGAGCACACGTACGTGGTGCGTGCGGCCGAAGCGCACGCCGTGCTGGATGTGGTGCGAGCCGCTCAGCGGCTGCCGGGCACCGGACTCTCGCCCAAGGCTCCGGTGGGCATCGCCGGGTATTCCGAGGGCGGCGGTGCTTCTGCCTCCGCGGTGGAACTGGCGCCGCAGTACGCCCCCGAGCTCGACATCAAGGGCGCCTATGTCGGCGCTGCCCCCGCTGACAAGGCGGTCCTGGCCAAGTCGCTCGACGGCGGGATGTACGTCGGTTTCCTCGGGTACGCGCTCATCGGGCTGAACGAGGCCTACCCCGAGGCCAAGATCCTGGACCTGGCCAACGACGCCGGCAAACAGCTGTTCCAGGAGGCACGCGGTACCTGCACGATGGATGCCGTCCTGAAGTACATGTTCCGCAACACCACCCAGCTGACGAAGGACGGCAGGCCGGTCGCCGCCTACCTCGCCGAGGCGCCGTTCGACGCGATCGTCGCGGCCAACCGGATCGGCGACCTCAAACCGTCCGCGCCCGTGCTCGTCGAGCACGCGCAGGGCGACGACGTCATCCCGTACGCGATCGGCAAGCAACTGGGCAAGGACTGGTGCGGCAAGGGGGCGAATGTCAAGTTCGCTGACCTGTTCTCGAGTCCCGTGTTCGCCCACGTGCTCGGTATGACCGCGGCTCAGGGCAACGCCGCGAACTGGTTGGGCGACCGGTTCGCGGGCAAGCCCGCCACGGGGAACTGCGGTCAGTTCTGA
- a CDS encoding amidohydrolase family protein, translating into MRDSDVRSFVTGLGLPGIVDIHVHFMPDAVLRKVWAYFDNARVNYGLDWPVQYRFDEEERVRLLRSFGVIRYAPLAYPHRPGMAEWLNEWTRDFAGRNADAVLAATFFPEPGVGTYLAEALDAGARCVKAHVQIGGYDPRTSELDGAWGMLAEAGVPVVVHCGHGPLRGAFTGLDIFDEVLRRHPNLAIVLAHAGMPDFDVAFDLVSRYRNVYVDTTMVGVDFGAPVPEHFPALLARHPDRVVLGTDFPNIPYEYAHQIEVIAEWAARDERLGPEFLRAVLHDTPAKLLGF; encoded by the coding sequence GTGAGGGACTCCGACGTCCGGTCGTTCGTGACCGGACTCGGCCTGCCCGGCATCGTCGACATCCACGTCCACTTCATGCCGGACGCCGTCCTGCGCAAGGTGTGGGCGTACTTCGACAACGCACGCGTGAACTACGGCCTCGACTGGCCGGTCCAGTACCGGTTCGACGAGGAGGAACGCGTCCGGCTGCTGCGGTCGTTCGGCGTGATCCGGTACGCGCCCCTGGCGTACCCGCACCGGCCGGGGATGGCGGAGTGGCTCAACGAGTGGACCCGTGACTTCGCCGGCCGCAACGCGGACGCTGTGCTCGCCGCGACGTTCTTTCCCGAGCCCGGAGTCGGCACGTACCTGGCCGAGGCGCTGGACGCGGGCGCGCGGTGCGTGAAAGCGCACGTCCAGATCGGTGGCTACGACCCGAGGACGTCCGAACTGGACGGTGCGTGGGGGATGCTCGCCGAAGCGGGCGTGCCCGTGGTCGTGCACTGTGGACACGGTCCCCTCCGTGGCGCGTTCACCGGGCTGGACATCTTCGACGAGGTGCTGCGCCGCCACCCGAACCTCGCGATCGTCCTCGCACACGCCGGGATGCCGGACTTCGACGTGGCGTTCGACCTGGTCAGCCGGTACCGGAACGTGTACGTCGACACCACGATGGTCGGGGTCGACTTCGGCGCGCCGGTGCCGGAGCACTTCCCAGCCCTGCTGGCCCGCCATCCGGACCGGGTCGTGCTCGGTACCGACTTCCCGAACATCCCGTACGAGTACGCCCACCAGATCGAAGTGATCGCCGAGTGGGCCGCCCGGGACGAGCGGCTCGGCCCCGAGTTCCTCAGGGCCGTGCTGCACGACACCCCAGCCAAGCTGCTGGGCTTCTAG
- a CDS encoding PadR family transcriptional regulator: MSELNATAAALLGLLHDGPKTGGQLVAVARERFGAFFSVTRSQVYRELPALADAGLVRLGKQGPRSSQQYLITAAGKKAFKTWLASEPGPDHLRSPLILRLVHASNLTAKQRTALVDSARQAYNAELEEARNSVKNTDDTYAKAIGEFAVARARAALKLLDAVPKD, translated from the coding sequence GTGTCTGAATTGAACGCAACAGCCGCGGCTCTGCTCGGCTTGCTCCATGACGGCCCGAAGACGGGTGGCCAGCTGGTCGCGGTGGCCCGTGAGCGCTTTGGCGCGTTCTTCAGCGTCACGCGCAGCCAGGTCTACCGCGAGCTCCCCGCGCTGGCCGACGCCGGCCTTGTCCGCCTTGGCAAGCAAGGCCCGCGCTCCAGCCAGCAGTACCTGATCACGGCAGCAGGCAAGAAGGCCTTCAAGACCTGGCTTGCCTCGGAGCCTGGTCCAGACCACCTGCGCAGCCCGCTGATCCTGCGCCTCGTGCACGCCAGCAACCTGACCGCCAAGCAGCGCACCGCGCTCGTCGACTCCGCCCGGCAGGCGTACAACGCCGAGCTGGAGGAGGCCCGCAACTCGGTCAAGAACACTGACGACACCTACGCGAAGGCGATCGGCGAGTTCGCGGTGGCCCGTGCCAGGGCGGCGCTGAAACTGCTCGACGCGGTCCCGAAAGACTGA
- the prfB gene encoding peptide chain release factor 2, with protein sequence MNPDVAADLNELSATLKSIEAVTDLDSLRAQVTELEQQAARPDLWDDPEKGQQVTSQLSHKQGELRRVSELRQRLDDLPVLYELAEDEGDDGSLAEADTEREKLRSDISSLEVRTLLSGEYDERDALVTIRSEAGGVDAADFAEMLMRMYLRWAERHGYQAEVYDTSYAEEAGIKSATFKVAAPFAYGTLSVEQGTHRLVRISPFDNQGRRQTSFAGVEVVPVVEQSDHVDIDEKELRIDVYRSSGPGGQGVNTTDSAVRITHIPTGIVVSCQNERSQLQNKASAMAVLQAKLLERQRQEEQAKMDELKGDGGSSWGNQMRSYVLHPYQMVKDLRTEFEVGNPSAVLDGDIDGFLEAGIRWRRTN encoded by the coding sequence GTGAACCCGGACGTCGCAGCAGACCTGAACGAACTCTCCGCCACGTTGAAGAGCATCGAGGCGGTGACGGATCTCGATTCGCTGCGCGCCCAGGTGACCGAGCTGGAGCAGCAGGCCGCGCGCCCCGACCTCTGGGACGACCCGGAGAAGGGGCAGCAGGTGACCAGCCAGCTCTCCCACAAGCAGGGAGAGCTCCGCCGGGTGTCCGAGCTGCGTCAGCGCCTCGACGACCTCCCGGTGCTCTACGAGCTGGCTGAGGACGAGGGCGACGACGGCAGCCTCGCCGAGGCGGACACGGAGCGGGAGAAGCTGCGCTCCGACATCTCCTCGCTCGAGGTCCGCACGCTGCTGTCCGGCGAATACGACGAGCGTGACGCCCTGGTCACGATCCGTTCCGAAGCCGGCGGCGTCGACGCGGCGGACTTCGCCGAGATGCTCATGCGGATGTACCTGCGCTGGGCGGAGCGGCACGGCTACCAGGCCGAGGTCTACGACACCTCCTACGCCGAAGAAGCAGGCATCAAGTCGGCCACGTTCAAGGTCGCCGCGCCCTTCGCGTACGGCACGCTCTCCGTCGAACAAGGCACCCACCGGCTGGTCCGGATCTCGCCGTTCGACAACCAGGGCCGCAGGCAGACCTCCTTCGCCGGTGTCGAGGTCGTGCCGGTGGTCGAGCAGTCCGACCACGTCGACATCGACGAGAAGGAACTGCGCATCGACGTCTACCGCTCGTCCGGCCCCGGCGGCCAGGGCGTGAACACGACCGACTCCGCGGTACGCATCACACACATACCGACCGGAATCGTCGTCTCCTGCCAGAACGAGCGGTCGCAGCTGCAGAACAAGGCCTCCGCGATGGCCGTCCTGCAGGCCAAGCTGCTCGAGCGCCAGCGCCAGGAGGAGCAGGCCAAGATGGACGAGCTCAAGGGCGACGGCGGCTCCAGCTGGGGAAACCAGATGCGCTCGTACGTCCTGCACCCGTACCAGATGGTCAAGGACCTGCGCACCGAGTTCGAAGTGGGCAACCCCTCCGCTGTTCTCGACGGCGACATCGACGGCTTCCTGGAGGCCGGAATCCGGTGGCGGCGTACTAACTGA
- a CDS encoding NADP-dependent oxidoreductase: MKSFGGASVLGVDEVDEAVAGAGEVLLRVVGSSVNPVDVKTRDGVFAGTGELPATLGWDLAGVVIEPGDSGLEVGARVIAMSHQLATGRGTWADVVALPHSAIAPAPRSISLVEAGTLPLVGLTALQTLEWLAVAEGERLLITGAAGAVGGVALQIAHAKGVKVDALVSSAAHIEFARNNGAELVTTDRAELKAYDAVFDTFGAFVTDAVVDEGRYASIATQAGPVPDLSARNVRTTVNQVHESGTDLRKLVSYVDRGAVRPRIDSSYGVQDVQAAHRRFEQGGLAGKVAITL; the protein is encoded by the coding sequence GTGAAGAGCTTCGGTGGGGCGTCGGTGCTGGGCGTCGACGAGGTTGATGAGGCCGTTGCGGGTGCAGGTGAGGTGTTGCTCCGGGTTGTGGGGAGCAGCGTCAACCCGGTGGATGTGAAGACGCGCGACGGGGTGTTCGCGGGGACGGGTGAGCTTCCGGCGACGCTGGGCTGGGATCTTGCCGGGGTGGTCATCGAGCCCGGGGACAGCGGCCTGGAGGTAGGGGCGCGAGTCATCGCCATGTCCCACCAACTGGCGACCGGGCGCGGAACGTGGGCAGACGTGGTGGCGCTGCCGCACAGTGCGATTGCCCCTGCGCCGCGATCGATCAGCCTGGTTGAAGCAGGCACGTTGCCGCTGGTGGGGTTGACGGCGCTGCAGACCTTGGAATGGCTGGCGGTCGCGGAGGGTGAGCGGTTGCTCATCACTGGGGCAGCGGGTGCCGTGGGCGGCGTGGCATTGCAGATCGCTCATGCGAAAGGCGTGAAGGTGGACGCTCTGGTCTCCAGTGCGGCGCACATTGAATTCGCCAGGAACAACGGCGCGGAGCTGGTCACCACTGACCGGGCTGAGCTCAAGGCGTACGACGCGGTATTCGACACCTTCGGAGCATTTGTCACGGACGCGGTTGTCGACGAAGGACGGTATGCCTCGATCGCCACTCAGGCCGGGCCAGTTCCGGACCTGTCCGCCCGCAACGTCCGGACCACGGTCAACCAGGTTCATGAAAGCGGTACTGACCTGCGGAAACTGGTGAGTTACGTGGATCGGGGCGCCGTGCGGCCGAGGATTGACTCGAGTTACGGGGTGCAGGACGTCCAGGCCGCGCACCGGCGATTCGAGCAGGGCGGGCTGGCCGGCAAGGTGGCCATCACCTTGTGA
- the ftsE gene encoding cell division ATP-binding protein FtsE: MIRLEHVSKNYKTSTRPALDDVTVDMDKGEFVFLIGPSGSGKSTFLRLLLREEVPSKGKLYVNNFDITRMSRRRIPRLRQSIGCVFQDFRLLVNKTVAENVAFALEVIGKPSHTIKKVVPEVLELVGLDGKANRMPNELSGGEQQRVAIARAFVNRPLMLLADEPTGNLDPDTSQDIMLLLERINRTGTTVLMATHDHSIVDSMRRRVVELAFGRVIRDDARGVYGVGR; the protein is encoded by the coding sequence GTGATCCGGCTTGAACATGTTTCCAAGAACTACAAGACGTCGACGCGCCCCGCGCTGGACGACGTCACGGTGGACATGGACAAGGGGGAGTTCGTCTTCCTGATCGGCCCGTCCGGCTCGGGAAAGTCCACCTTCCTGCGCTTGCTGCTGCGCGAGGAAGTGCCCAGCAAGGGCAAGCTCTACGTCAACAACTTCGACATCACCCGGATGTCGCGCCGCCGGATACCCCGGCTGCGCCAGTCCATCGGCTGCGTGTTCCAGGACTTCCGGCTCCTGGTCAACAAGACCGTCGCGGAGAACGTCGCGTTCGCGCTCGAGGTGATCGGCAAGCCGTCGCACACCATCAAGAAGGTCGTGCCCGAGGTGCTTGAGCTGGTCGGTCTCGACGGCAAGGCCAACCGCATGCCCAACGAGCTGTCCGGCGGTGAGCAGCAGCGTGTGGCGATCGCGCGCGCGTTCGTCAACCGGCCGTTGATGCTGCTGGCCGACGAACCGACCGGAAACCTGGACCCCGACACCAGCCAGGACATCATGCTGCTGCTGGAGCGGATCAACCGCACCGGCACAACCGTGCTGATGGCCACCCACGACCACTCCATCGTGGACTCGATGCGCCGCAGAGTCGTCGAGCTCGCGTTCGGCAGGGTCATCCGGGACGACGCCCGAGGCGTGTACGGCGTGGGCCGCTAA
- a CDS encoding sensor histidine kinase: MNTQVEQVDGRQHQPGAVGANVYLFISFVMTVAWFPLVMALLSASFGTLVVWVGFPLLILTMMLIRGYARVERRLVYASLGCYVPDPYRPVPSGLVGVFKGRFTDPATWRDLLYLVLLLPVSVVSFVWMVAFWSVGLGFATLPIWYRWVDGGVMLFGDVRGASYLVNSFDDTLIPAVVGVLLLCLALVTTKWVGQVRGRLARALLGPSKAMLLAAEAAHLQASRARGVDAAEAERRRIERDLHDGAQQRLVAVAMGLGRAKSKMERDPEAAKALIEEAHADAKQAVAELRDLARGIYPAVLGDRGLDAALSSLAAKSPVPVDVQVEDGLSSGNRPPAAVESTAYFTVAESLTNVAKYADASQAAVRVFREGAKVVVEITDNGVGGAATQRGGGLAGLADRAATIDGVLTVVSPIGGPTVIRADLPCEW, encoded by the coding sequence ATGAACACTCAGGTGGAGCAGGTTGATGGGCGTCAACATCAGCCGGGTGCTGTCGGGGCGAACGTCTACCTGTTCATCAGCTTCGTCATGACTGTTGCCTGGTTTCCGCTGGTGATGGCGTTGCTCTCGGCGTCGTTCGGCACGCTGGTCGTGTGGGTCGGGTTTCCGCTTCTGATCCTCACCATGATGCTGATCAGGGGTTATGCCCGGGTCGAGCGCCGGCTGGTGTACGCCTCGCTCGGCTGCTACGTCCCTGATCCGTATCGGCCGGTGCCGTCGGGGCTGGTCGGGGTGTTCAAGGGGCGGTTCACCGATCCCGCCACGTGGCGGGATCTGCTCTACCTCGTGCTGTTGCTGCCGGTGTCCGTCGTGTCGTTCGTGTGGATGGTCGCGTTCTGGTCGGTCGGGCTGGGGTTCGCGACGCTGCCGATCTGGTACCGGTGGGTCGACGGCGGGGTCATGCTGTTCGGGGACGTGCGTGGCGCCTCGTACTTGGTGAATTCGTTCGATGACACGCTCATCCCCGCCGTGGTCGGGGTGCTGCTCCTGTGCCTTGCCCTGGTGACGACGAAGTGGGTCGGGCAGGTGCGTGGCAGGTTGGCGCGTGCGCTGCTGGGGCCGAGCAAGGCGATGTTGCTCGCCGCCGAGGCCGCTCACTTGCAGGCGAGCCGGGCTCGTGGGGTGGATGCCGCGGAGGCTGAGCGGCGTCGGATCGAACGTGACCTGCATGACGGCGCGCAGCAGCGGCTTGTCGCGGTCGCGATGGGCCTGGGCCGGGCCAAGAGCAAGATGGAACGCGATCCGGAGGCGGCCAAGGCGTTGATCGAGGAGGCGCACGCGGACGCCAAACAGGCGGTCGCGGAGCTGCGTGACCTCGCGCGTGGCATCTACCCCGCCGTGTTGGGCGACCGCGGGCTGGACGCGGCGTTGTCGTCGCTCGCCGCGAAGTCGCCTGTGCCGGTGGATGTGCAGGTGGAGGACGGTTTGTCGTCGGGCAACCGGCCGCCTGCGGCTGTCGAGAGCACGGCGTACTTCACGGTGGCCGAGTCGTTGACGAACGTGGCGAAGTACGCCGACGCGAGTCAGGCGGCTGTCCGCGTGTTCCGGGAGGGCGCCAAGGTCGTCGTCGAGATCACGGACAACGGCGTCGGTGGCGCCGCCACTCAACGCGGGGGTGGCCTGGCGGGCCTCGCCGACCGGGCTGCCACCATTGACGGCGTGCTGACCGTGGTGAGCCCCATTGGCGGGCCGACAGTGATCCGGGCGGACCTGCCGTGCGAGTGGTGA
- the ftsX gene encoding permease-like cell division protein FtsX: protein MRFSFVLSEVLTGLRRNVTMTVAMILTTAISLGLLGGGLLVVRMIDHMRDNFGDEVEVNVYLNKDISGTDKGCTAQPCAGIKSALEQDANVELSTFENQDAAFDRFQRVFSGQPELLELTRKESLPAIFHLKLKNPDRANVIVQTYSNKPGIDRVEDQGVFLERFFGVLNGVRNATWVVAAIQAIAALLLISNTIQVSAFTRRTEVGIMRLVGATRWYTQLPFLLEAVVAGLVGAVLAVAGLIGIKGVFVDNVLAEPIAANIIPKIQLLDIFWPVAPILVAVAILISAVTGYVTLRLYVRT, encoded by the coding sequence ATGCGTTTCAGTTTCGTGTTGTCCGAGGTACTGACCGGGCTTCGGCGCAACGTCACGATGACCGTCGCGATGATCCTGACCACCGCCATCTCACTGGGACTGCTGGGGGGCGGTCTGCTGGTGGTGCGGATGATCGATCACATGCGCGACAACTTCGGCGACGAGGTCGAAGTGAACGTGTACCTGAACAAGGACATCAGCGGCACGGACAAGGGCTGCACAGCGCAGCCGTGTGCGGGCATCAAATCCGCTCTCGAGCAGGACGCCAACGTCGAGCTGTCCACCTTCGAGAACCAGGACGCGGCGTTCGACCGGTTCCAGCGGGTCTTCTCCGGCCAGCCGGAGCTGCTCGAGCTGACCCGCAAGGAGTCGCTGCCCGCGATCTTCCACCTGAAGCTCAAGAACCCCGACCGCGCGAACGTGATCGTGCAGACCTACAGCAACAAACCCGGGATCGACCGGGTCGAGGACCAGGGCGTCTTCCTCGAGCGGTTCTTCGGCGTGCTCAACGGCGTCCGCAACGCCACGTGGGTGGTCGCCGCCATCCAGGCGATCGCCGCGCTGCTGCTGATCTCCAACACGATCCAGGTCTCGGCGTTCACGAGGCGGACGGAAGTCGGCATCATGCGCCTGGTGGGCGCGACGCGGTGGTACACGCAGCTGCCGTTCCTCCTGGAGGCGGTGGTCGCCGGCCTTGTCGGTGCGGTGCTCGCGGTCGCCGGCCTGATCGGGATCAAGGGAGTCTTCGTCGACAACGTGCTCGCCGAACCGATCGCGGCCAACATCATCCCGAAGATCCAGCTGCTGGACATCTTCTGGCCGGTCGCGCCAATCCTGGTGGCCGTGGCGATCCTGATCTCGGCGGTCACCGGCTACGTCACGCTGCGGCTCTACGTGCGAACTTAA
- the smpB gene encoding SsrA-binding protein SmpB, whose amino-acid sequence MAKERGQKVIASNRKARHDYEILDTYECGIVLVGTEVKSLRIGRASLVDAFGTVDDGEVWLRGLHIAEYEMGTWTNHEPRRRRKLLLHKGEILKLIGKTKESGLSLVPLSMYFKDGKVKVELALARGKRAYDKRQTLAKRTAEREMVKAVGRARKRGGGW is encoded by the coding sequence ATGGCGAAAGAACGTGGTCAGAAGGTGATCGCGTCGAACCGGAAGGCGCGGCACGACTACGAGATCCTGGACACCTACGAGTGCGGGATCGTGTTGGTCGGTACCGAGGTCAAGAGCCTGCGGATCGGCCGTGCCTCACTGGTCGACGCGTTCGGCACGGTCGACGACGGCGAGGTGTGGCTGCGTGGGCTGCACATCGCCGAGTACGAGATGGGCACGTGGACCAACCACGAGCCCCGGCGGCGGCGCAAGCTGCTGCTGCACAAAGGCGAGATCCTGAAGCTGATCGGCAAGACCAAGGAGAGCGGTCTCAGCCTGGTCCCGTTGTCGATGTACTTCAAGGACGGCAAGGTCAAGGTCGAACTGGCGCTGGCCAGGGGTAAACGGGCCTACGACAAGCGGCAGACGCTGGCCAAGCGGACCGCCGAACGCGAGATGGTCAAAGCCGTCGGCCGGGCGCGCAAGCGCGGTGGCGGCTGGTGA
- a CDS encoding response regulator transcription factor: MRVVIAEDSVLLRAGIERLLADEGIETVAAVEDGERLLEVLDEHRPDLAIVDVRMPPTFTDEGLRAVLRARERMPDLPVLVLSQYVEERYAVELISSGAGGVGYLLKERVADVAEFVDAVNRVARGGTAIDQEVISQLMARGRRNPIDALTPREREVLGLMAQGMSNAAIAKSLTVSDGAVEKHVGNIFAKLGLEPSQEEHRRVRAVLAYLERR; encoded by the coding sequence GTGCGAGTGGTGATCGCGGAGGACTCCGTTCTGCTGCGCGCCGGAATCGAACGACTGCTCGCCGACGAGGGCATCGAGACCGTCGCCGCCGTCGAGGACGGCGAGCGGCTGCTCGAGGTCCTCGACGAGCACCGGCCGGATCTGGCCATTGTGGACGTCCGGATGCCGCCGACGTTCACCGACGAAGGACTGCGGGCCGTGTTGCGGGCCCGTGAACGCATGCCTGACCTGCCGGTGCTGGTGCTCTCGCAGTACGTCGAGGAGCGCTACGCGGTCGAACTGATCTCGTCCGGCGCCGGCGGCGTCGGCTACCTGCTCAAGGAGCGGGTGGCCGACGTCGCCGAGTTCGTCGACGCGGTCAACCGGGTCGCTCGCGGCGGTACGGCCATTGACCAGGAGGTGATCTCGCAGCTCATGGCACGTGGCAGACGCAATCCGATCGACGCGCTGACACCTCGCGAACGCGAGGTCCTCGGGCTGATGGCACAGGGCATGTCCAACGCCGCCATCGCGAAGTCGCTGACCGTCTCGGACGGCGCGGTGGAGAAGCACGTCGGCAACATCTTCGCCAAGCTCGGCCTCGAGCCGAGCCAGGAGGAGCACCGCAGGGTGCGCGCCGTGCTGGCGTACCTCGAACGCAGGTAG
- a CDS encoding acyltransferase family protein: MSKRDPFLDVVRVLAILLVVFQHWLVPVLGWNGTELTTGNAYATPGWWALTWVGQVMPLVFFAGGAANLLSLRSHRGRGGSVRDWLSSRVHRLAVPMLPLIGVWLLLPHLLTVLDVPLQPLNIGSAVVGQLLWFMAVYLAAILVTPWLVQAEERYGLRVFAALAGAAVLVDVLRFSGVPMAGFLNAVFVWLAVHQLGFHYAKNPPSMRAAGAMAAAGFGLTALMVAFGPYPLSMIGMPGAPVSNAGPPTACLITLGIGQIGLVLLARPLIRSLVARPAAATVLTWVGARSMSLYLWHMSAMVAVAGVWTIGLGYSTPAPGSVLWFAVLPLWIGSCAAVLYGLLRAFGRFEASAPGPLTLQPPTLQVMLGTAVIAAGTLGIAATGFAPGDGVVPAGAAVWSAIVLSGLLAVRYRLPSVSVVRNA, encoded by the coding sequence GTGTCCAAGCGAGATCCATTCCTCGATGTGGTCAGGGTTCTGGCCATTCTCCTTGTGGTCTTCCAGCACTGGCTGGTGCCGGTGCTCGGCTGGAACGGCACCGAGCTGACCACGGGGAACGCTTACGCCACACCGGGTTGGTGGGCACTGACCTGGGTCGGCCAGGTGATGCCGTTGGTGTTCTTCGCCGGGGGTGCGGCGAACCTGTTGTCGCTGCGGTCGCACCGCGGCCGGGGCGGTTCGGTCCGGGACTGGCTCTCGAGCCGGGTGCACCGCCTCGCGGTCCCGATGCTCCCGCTGATCGGTGTGTGGCTGCTGCTCCCGCACCTGCTCACCGTGCTGGACGTGCCGCTGCAGCCGTTGAACATCGGCAGCGCGGTGGTCGGCCAGCTGCTGTGGTTCATGGCCGTGTACCTCGCCGCGATCCTCGTCACGCCGTGGCTGGTCCAGGCTGAGGAGCGGTACGGGCTGCGCGTGTTCGCGGCGCTGGCCGGTGCGGCGGTGCTCGTCGACGTGCTCCGTTTCAGCGGTGTCCCGATGGCCGGGTTCCTCAACGCGGTGTTCGTCTGGCTCGCGGTGCACCAGCTCGGTTTCCACTACGCCAAGAACCCGCCGTCGATGCGGGCGGCCGGGGCGATGGCCGCGGCGGGCTTCGGCCTGACCGCGTTGATGGTCGCGTTCGGACCGTATCCGCTGAGCATGATCGGCATGCCGGGTGCGCCCGTGTCGAACGCGGGCCCGCCGACCGCGTGCCTGATCACGCTGGGCATCGGTCAGATCGGTCTCGTCCTGCTGGCCCGGCCGCTGATCCGCTCGCTGGTCGCCCGTCCGGCTGCCGCGACTGTGCTGACCTGGGTCGGCGCCCGGTCGATGAGCCTGTACCTGTGGCACATGTCCGCCATGGTCGCGGTGGCCGGTGTGTGGACGATCGGCCTCGGCTACAGCACGCCCGCCCCCGGCAGTGTCCTCTGGTTCGCGGTCCTGCCGCTGTGGATCGGTTCGTGTGCCGCGGTGCTGTACGGCCTGCTGCGGGCCTTCGGCCGGTTCGAGGCCAGCGCGCCGGGGCCGCTCACGCTCCAGCCGCCCACGTTGCAGGTCATGCTCGGTACCGCGGTGATCGCCGCTGGCACGCTGGGGATCGCGGCGACCGGGTTCGCGCCCGGCGACGGCGTGGTGCCCGCCGGTGCGGCGGTGTGGAGCGCGATCGTCCTGAGTGGACTGCTCGCTGTGCGCTACCGGCTACCGTCGGTCAGCGTCGTCCGCAACGCCTAG
- a CDS encoding DUF4188 domain-containing protein translates to MKLSRMTHKHDGELVVFLIGMTVNKPWRPDLWLPTARSMVPMIKELMREPDLGLLGYEQSISTRGPVLIQYWSSLEKLYSYASDRTAEHRPAWARFNRRAAKADGAVGIWHETFLVDRAESVYYAAPEMGLAKATEWVPVTRNSARERIAVS, encoded by the coding sequence GTGAAGCTATCCAGAATGACGCACAAGCACGACGGCGAACTCGTGGTCTTCCTGATCGGGATGACGGTCAACAAGCCGTGGCGGCCGGACCTCTGGCTGCCGACGGCGCGGTCCATGGTGCCGATGATCAAAGAACTCATGCGGGAGCCCGACCTCGGCCTGCTCGGCTACGAGCAGAGCATCAGCACCCGCGGCCCGGTCCTGATCCAGTACTGGAGCTCGCTGGAGAAGCTCTACTCGTACGCGTCCGACCGCACCGCCGAACACCGCCCCGCGTGGGCGAGGTTCAACCGGCGTGCGGCCAAAGCCGATGGCGCGGTCGGGATCTGGCACGAGACGTTCCTGGTCGACCGGGCCGAGTCGGTCTACTACGCGGCTCCGGAGATGGGCCTGGCCAAGGCGACCGAGTGGGTCCCGGTCACGCGGAACTCGGCGCGCGAACGGATCGCCGTGAGCTGA